The Flammeovirgaceae bacterium genome contains a region encoding:
- a CDS encoding ABC transporter ATP-binding protein produces the protein MEKEQVSSGNIIDFKVLRRLMEFVRPYKARFYFLVFLTLAIGILSPLRPLLIQHTLDNEVASGDYNGMVWMMLILLLLLFAQSALQYVHTYLSGWMGQQVIRDIRTKLYQHLVNLRLRFFDKTPIGRLVTRTISDVETLADVFSEGLAAMVSDLLQLIFILAFMFYQDWRLALLSLATLPLLLISTYIFKEKIKVAFNDVRNAVANLNTFVQEHITGMNIVQIFASEKREFEKFKAINEEHKQANLRSVLYYSIYFPVAEIIAAAGIGLLVWYGAKGAINFEETGITIGKLIAFIMYIQMFFRPIRMIADRYNTLQMGIVSSSRIINLLDNTEHVQETGTHKPTHIEGKVEFDHVWFAYTDEQYVIKDISFSVKPGEMIALVGATGAGKSSIINLLTRFYELNKGSIRIDGTDIRDFDLGNLRRNIGVVLQDVFLFSDTIFNNITLGNTDVTEDMVWHAADLVGARKFIERLPGQFNYNVMERGATLSVGQRQLISFIRAMVYDPKILVLDEATSSVDSETEEMIQLAIDKMMKGRTSIVIAHRLSTIQRADKILVLDHGHIIESGRHEELLQHQGAYAQLHKMQYKEIAL, from the coding sequence ATGGAAAAGGAACAAGTAAGCAGCGGTAACATCATCGACTTTAAAGTACTCAGGCGCCTGATGGAGTTTGTGCGCCCGTACAAAGCGCGGTTTTATTTTCTGGTTTTCCTCACGTTGGCAATAGGTATTCTTTCGCCTTTGCGTCCACTGCTCATTCAACACACACTGGATAATGAGGTAGCCTCCGGTGATTACAACGGAATGGTGTGGATGATGCTTATACTTTTGCTCCTGCTGTTCGCCCAATCAGCCCTGCAATATGTACACACGTACCTTTCCGGTTGGATGGGCCAGCAGGTTATCCGCGACATCCGCACTAAACTGTACCAGCACCTGGTCAATCTGCGGCTGCGGTTTTTTGACAAAACACCTATCGGCCGGTTGGTTACCCGCACCATTTCGGATGTGGAGACCCTGGCTGATGTTTTTAGTGAAGGATTGGCGGCCATGGTAAGCGACCTGCTGCAGTTGATTTTCATTCTCGCTTTCATGTTTTACCAGGATTGGCGGCTGGCCCTGCTGAGCCTGGCCACCCTGCCCCTGTTGCTTATCTCTACGTATATCTTCAAAGAAAAAATCAAAGTGGCCTTTAACGATGTACGCAATGCAGTGGCCAACCTCAACACGTTTGTGCAGGAACATATCACCGGCATGAACATCGTACAGATCTTTGCCAGCGAAAAGCGCGAGTTCGAAAAATTCAAGGCTATTAATGAAGAGCACAAGCAGGCCAACCTGCGTTCGGTGCTGTATTACTCTATTTATTTTCCGGTGGCCGAAATCATCGCGGCTGCCGGCATCGGCTTACTGGTATGGTATGGTGCAAAGGGGGCCATCAATTTTGAAGAAACAGGTATTACCATTGGCAAACTCATAGCCTTTATCATGTATATCCAGATGTTCTTCCGGCCCATTCGCATGATAGCCGACCGGTACAACACCTTGCAGATGGGTATTGTGAGTTCCTCACGCATCATCAACTTGCTTGATAACACCGAACATGTGCAGGAAACCGGAACCCACAAACCCACCCATATTGAAGGCAAGGTGGAATTTGATCACGTTTGGTTTGCGTATACCGATGAGCAATATGTTATAAAGGATATCAGTTTTTCTGTAAAGCCGGGTGAGATGATTGCCCTGGTGGGCGCCACCGGTGCCGGTAAGTCCTCTATCATTAATTTATTAACCCGCTTTTATGAACTAAACAAAGGATCAATCCGGATTGACGGTACCGATATTCGTGATTTTGATTTAGGGAATCTCAGAAGAAACATCGGTGTGGTCTTGCAGGACGTTTTCCTTTTTTCCGACACTATTTTCAATAACATTACACTAGGTAATACTGACGTGACCGAAGACATGGTGTGGCACGCGGCCGACCTGGTGGGGGCCAGGAAGTTTATTGAGCGATTGCCGGGGCAATTCAATTACAATGTAATGGAGCGGGGCGCCACCTTATCGGTAGGACAACGCCAACTGATTTCATTTATTCGCGCAATGGTGTACGACCCGAAAATTCTGGTATTGGATGAGGCCACCTCTTCGGTTGACAGCGAAACAGAAGAGATGATACAACTTGCGATTGATAAGATGATGAAAGGGCGTACCTCTATCGTAATCGCTCACCGCCTTTCAACTATCCAACGAGCCGATAAAATTCTGGTGCTTGACCACGGCCACATCATTGAATCGGGCCGGCACGAGGAACTTCTTCAACACCAGGGCGCATACGCCCAACTGCATAAAATGCAGTACAAAGAGATTGCCTTATAG
- a CDS encoding ABC transporter ATP-binding protein has translation MKELKYLNKYLFKYKYYLLWGIVFVIISNIFQIIPAQLVRHAIDLVIDNVRIYRSFANLSLQENFYGIFARGILLYAGLILLMALLRGLFLYLVRQTLIVMSRLIEFDLKNEIFAHYQALPLSFYRRNNTGDLMNRISEDVSRVRMYLGPAIMYGLQLITLFLILIPVMFTISAKLTWYALLPLPLLSLSIYLVNNTIERRSERIQQSQSRLSTFVQEAFSGIRVLKSFNREAESIARFAKASDQYKTQSLGLTRVQALFFPLIMGLIGLSTILTVYAGSTEVIKGNLSFGHIAEFIIYVNLLTWPVTSLGYTSSLVQRAEASQKRINEFLNTQPTIVSAKNLQREIKGKVEFDHVSFTYPDTGIKALTDVSFVINPGESLAIIGTTGSGKSTVSNLIARLYDVREGEIRIDDIPIADYDLTSLRSQIGYVPQDVFLFSESIRNNIAFGGTKHLSEEQIIQAAKDADVYHNILAFPQGLDTRVGERGITLSGGQKQRVSIARAIVHEPRILILDDALSAVDTKTENNILNSLKRIMKDRTTIIVSHRVSSAKLATKIIVLVDGRIVEQGTHETLLKNNGVYRELYEKQILGDEAQVSEGNTVQNT, from the coding sequence ATGAAAGAACTCAAATACCTCAATAAATACCTGTTCAAATACAAGTACTACCTGCTGTGGGGTATTGTGTTCGTAATTATTTCCAACATCTTCCAGATTATTCCTGCACAATTGGTGCGTCATGCTATCGATTTGGTTATTGATAACGTCCGTATCTACCGCTCCTTTGCTAATCTTTCACTGCAAGAAAATTTTTACGGAATTTTTGCCCGGGGCATATTGCTATATGCCGGGCTCATATTATTGATGGCGCTGCTTCGCGGATTATTTCTATACCTGGTCAGGCAAACCTTAATTGTCATGTCACGCCTGATTGAGTTCGATTTGAAGAATGAAATTTTCGCACACTACCAGGCACTGCCATTAAGTTTCTACCGAAGGAATAATACAGGCGATTTGATGAATCGTATTTCAGAAGATGTGAGCCGTGTGCGGATGTATCTGGGGCCCGCTATTATGTATGGCCTGCAGCTTATTACCCTGTTTCTTATTCTAATTCCGGTAATGTTTACCATCAGCGCTAAGTTGACTTGGTATGCACTCCTTCCATTACCTCTGCTATCGCTCAGTATTTACCTGGTGAACAATACCATTGAAAGGCGGTCGGAGCGAATTCAGCAAAGCCAATCCCGGTTATCCACTTTTGTGCAGGAGGCATTTAGCGGCATCCGGGTGCTTAAATCGTTCAATCGCGAAGCGGAATCAATAGCCCGTTTCGCCAAAGCAAGCGATCAATATAAAACGCAGTCACTCGGACTTACCCGTGTTCAGGCGCTCTTCTTTCCGCTTATCATGGGGCTTATCGGGCTAAGCACTATCCTCACGGTTTATGCAGGCAGTACCGAAGTCATCAAAGGGAACTTATCCTTCGGTCATATTGCCGAGTTCATCATTTATGTTAACCTGCTTACCTGGCCGGTTACATCATTGGGCTACACCAGCAGCCTGGTGCAACGGGCCGAAGCAAGCCAGAAACGGATAAACGAATTTTTAAACACACAGCCTACTATTGTTTCGGCAAAAAACCTGCAGCGTGAGATAAAAGGTAAAGTTGAGTTCGACCATGTTAGCTTTACCTACCCCGACACGGGCATAAAAGCTTTAACTGATGTTTCGTTCGTGATCAACCCAGGTGAGTCACTGGCCATTATCGGCACCACCGGTTCGGGTAAAAGCACCGTTTCCAACCTTATCGCCCGCCTGTACGATGTGCGTGAAGGTGAAATCAGAATTGACGATATTCCGATTGCTGATTATGACCTGACCAGTTTGCGAAGCCAGATTGGCTACGTTCCTCAGGATGTATTCCTGTTCAGCGAAAGCATCCGCAATAACATTGCCTTTGGCGGAACAAAACACCTTAGCGAAGAACAAATTATTCAGGCCGCCAAAGATGCTGATGTATACCACAATATTCTGGCGTTTCCGCAAGGGTTGGACACCCGAGTGGGCGAGCGGGGCATTACCCTTTCGGGCGGGCAGAAACAGCGCGTAAGTATTGCGCGGGCCATTGTTCATGAGCCACGCATCCTCATTCTGGATGATGCCCTCTCGGCTGTGGATACAAAAACAGAGAACAATATTCTCAACAGCCTGAAGCGGATTATGAAAGACCGTACCACCATTATTGTTTCGCACCGGGTTTCTTCAGCCAAACTGGCTACTAAAATCATTGTGCTGGTTGATGGCCGTATTGTTGAGCAGGGCACCCACGAAACACTTTTAAAGAACAACGGTGTGTACCGCGAACTGTATGAAAAACAAATTCTTGGCGATGAGGCGCAGGTTAGCGAGGGAAACACCGTTCAGAACACATAG
- a CDS encoding Glu/Leu/Phe/Val dehydrogenase: MEVKELKKAAQPDLFTSLSTLGHEQVVFCHDEATGLKAIIGIHNTTLGPALGGTRMWNYSTEQEALTDVLRLSRGMTFKASISGLNLGGGKAVIIGDAKTMKTEAFLRRFGKFVNSLGGKYITAEDVNMKTADMEYIAMETKHVTGLPESAGGGGDPSPVTAYGTYLGMKASVKKVFGSDSLSGKKVAVQGVGQVGMHLVEYLTKENAVVYITDISEEKVKQVATKYGATAVSQDAIYDLDVDIYAPCALGATLNDNTIPRLKCSIIAGAANNQLKDEVKHGYMLIDRSITYAPDFLINAGGLINVYNEFLGNYNRNRVFEQAERIYSTCLNIFDLASKEKINTQEAAIKIAEKRIEDVGRVRIPR; encoded by the coding sequence ATGGAAGTAAAGGAACTGAAAAAAGCCGCTCAACCTGATTTATTCACTTCGCTCTCAACTCTTGGTCATGAACAGGTAGTGTTTTGCCATGACGAGGCCACCGGCTTGAAGGCCATTATCGGTATTCACAACACAACCCTTGGGCCGGCACTTGGCGGAACGCGCATGTGGAATTATTCAACCGAACAGGAAGCGCTTACCGATGTGCTGCGCCTGAGCCGGGGGATGACGTTCAAAGCGTCCATCAGCGGATTAAATCTCGGTGGTGGCAAGGCAGTAATCATTGGCGATGCGAAAACCATGAAGACCGAGGCGTTTTTGCGCAGGTTCGGCAAATTCGTAAACAGCCTGGGGGGTAAATACATAACAGCCGAAGATGTGAATATGAAAACGGCTGATATGGAGTACATTGCCATGGAAACCAAACATGTTACCGGCTTACCCGAATCCGCTGGCGGTGGAGGAGACCCTTCTCCGGTTACAGCTTATGGAACCTACCTGGGCATGAAGGCCAGCGTTAAAAAAGTGTTTGGTTCCGACAGTCTTTCCGGAAAAAAGGTGGCTGTTCAAGGTGTGGGTCAGGTAGGTATGCACCTGGTAGAATACCTTACCAAAGAAAATGCAGTCGTTTATATCACCGATATTTCGGAAGAGAAAGTAAAACAGGTGGCCACAAAATACGGAGCAACCGCTGTTTCACAGGATGCGATCTATGATTTGGATGTGGATATTTATGCGCCCTGTGCATTAGGGGCTACGCTCAATGACAACACCATTCCCCGGTTAAAATGCAGCATCATTGCCGGTGCCGCCAACAACCAGTTGAAAGATGAAGTGAAGCACGGGTATATGCTGATAGACCGCAGCATTACCTATGCGCCCGATTTTCTGATCAATGCCGGTGGCTTGATTAATGTGTATAATGAATTTCTGGGCAACTATAATCGTAATCGTGTTTTCGAACAAGCTGAACGAATTTACAGCACGTGCCTGAATATTTTTGATTTGGCTTCGAAAGAAAAAATAAACACCCAGGAAGCAGCCATTAAAATTGCCGAGAAACGGATTGAAGACGTAGGCCGGGTACGAATACCCCGGTAA
- the nusB gene encoding transcription antitermination factor NusB has product MRVFYFNRINLYLWPFFETMLNRRSLRIKVMQNLFALQQSKDANLQLCYDRIEEAFTPDLNSMEVQDKKLLNQQKMQALKVFKKAFEKKEDLPADLDDKIKKAVADSLDFYIKNERKDFTYFKKNLVTEVECIYDQYLAVLNLAVALADAAADDKKINHKNFLNNAWITAFRESEDLKARNSKAASQWASRANLVKLWLRDVVKQDADYMDYLDKKNPSVDEQKKLINHLFRKVILGKTVINEFFESEILRWAEDRDIVKGMVEKTVKSFDPQSQKPLHLHELSLNWDDDREFIEKLFTDSANLPEALKQQIAKNTRNWEVDRLPLTDRIILEMALAELTGFPSIPVKVTINEYIELAKNYSTPKSRQFVNGILDVISKELKSAGTLKKSGRGLIDNK; this is encoded by the coding sequence ATGCGGGTTTTTTATTTTAACCGAATCAACCTGTATCTTTGGCCGTTCTTTGAAACCATGCTCAACCGCAGAAGCCTACGGATAAAAGTAATGCAGAATCTCTTTGCACTCCAGCAAAGCAAGGATGCCAACCTGCAGCTTTGTTACGACCGGATTGAAGAAGCCTTTACCCCCGACCTCAATTCAATGGAAGTGCAGGACAAGAAACTTCTTAATCAGCAAAAAATGCAGGCATTAAAAGTTTTTAAAAAGGCTTTTGAAAAAAAGGAAGATTTACCAGCTGATCTGGACGACAAAATCAAAAAAGCCGTAGCTGATTCACTTGATTTTTACATAAAAAATGAGCGTAAAGATTTTACTTACTTTAAAAAAAATCTGGTTACCGAAGTTGAGTGCATCTATGATCAGTACCTGGCCGTATTAAACCTGGCCGTTGCCCTGGCTGATGCAGCCGCAGACGACAAAAAGATCAACCACAAAAATTTTCTGAACAACGCCTGGATAACAGCCTTTCGTGAAAGCGAAGATCTGAAAGCCCGAAACTCAAAAGCAGCTAGCCAGTGGGCATCGCGCGCAAACCTGGTTAAACTTTGGCTTCGCGATGTGGTTAAACAGGATGCCGACTACATGGACTATCTGGATAAGAAAAATCCATCGGTTGACGAGCAGAAAAAACTAATCAACCATTTATTTAGAAAGGTCATCCTCGGTAAAACCGTGATTAACGAATTCTTTGAATCGGAAATATTACGGTGGGCTGAGGATCGGGATATTGTGAAAGGCATGGTAGAGAAAACAGTTAAATCATTCGACCCGCAATCGCAAAAACCACTTCATCTGCACGAACTTTCTCTAAACTGGGATGATGACCGGGAGTTCATCGAAAAACTGTTTACCGATTCGGCTAACCTGCCCGAAGCTCTTAAACAGCAGATAGCCAAAAACACCCGCAACTGGGAAGTGGACCGCCTGCCGCTTACCGACCGGATAATCCTTGAAATGGCCCTGGCCGAACTTACCGGCTTTCCAAGCATACCCGTTAAAGTAACCATTAACGAGTACATCGAACTGGCCAAAAACTACAGCACCCCCAAAAGCCGGCAGTTCGTTAACGGCATCCTGGATGTCATTTCAAAAGAGTTGAAATCGGCCGGAACACTGAAGAAGAGCGGCCGCGGCCTGATTGACAATAAGTAA
- a CDS encoding YtxH domain-containing protein: MSKRGGNTLLAFLAGAAAGAIIGILYAPDKGINTRQKLSFQLEKYRNMLQNLVNDLIDGKETPLTSEAKSQGQRVVDDAKLKAEKLLEDVDELLGQIKGKKGKG; this comes from the coding sequence ATGAGTAAACGCGGAGGAAATACACTACTGGCCTTTCTGGCGGGCGCAGCAGCCGGGGCGATCATCGGCATTTTGTACGCGCCCGATAAGGGAATTAACACCCGGCAGAAATTGTCGTTCCAACTGGAAAAGTACAGAAACATGCTTCAAAATCTGGTTAACGACCTGATTGACGGTAAAGAAACACCGCTTACCAGCGAGGCCAAATCGCAAGGCCAGCGCGTGGTGGACGATGCCAAATTAAAAGCCGAAAAACTACTGGAAGATGTGGATGAACTTTTGGGGCAGATTAAAGGTAAAAAAGGAAAAGGTTAA
- a CDS encoding DUF1573 domain-containing protein, translating into MKTRWIVFVAIAGAAVACKDKDAEKKIAALEARLSQLEGGKSQSPTFTPTEQAAQPEQKPEGPLPVITFEKTEHDFGTINEGQKVTYTYKFKNTGEAPLIIQSAQPSCGCTVPEWSKDPIPVGGEGFVKAEFDSNGKPNIQNKTITVTANTWPKTTTLRFKAMVTPKDQATGPKQ; encoded by the coding sequence ATGAAAACACGATGGATAGTATTTGTTGCAATAGCCGGTGCGGCCGTGGCTTGTAAAGACAAAGACGCTGAGAAAAAGATAGCCGCGCTCGAAGCCAGGCTTTCGCAACTGGAGGGAGGCAAGAGTCAATCGCCTACCTTTACGCCAACTGAACAGGCGGCCCAGCCCGAACAAAAACCGGAAGGCCCGCTGCCGGTAATCACCTTCGAGAAAACCGAACACGACTTTGGTACCATTAACGAAGGACAAAAAGTAACCTATACGTACAAGTTTAAAAACACAGGCGAAGCCCCGCTCATCATCCAAAGCGCCCAGCCGTCATGCGGTTGTACCGTGCCGGAGTGGTCGAAAGATCCGATACCGGTAGGAGGCGAAGGCTTTGTGAAGGCCGAGTTTGACAGCAATGGCAAGCCCAACATTCAGAATAAAACCATTACGGTAACGGCCAACACCTGGCCTAAAACAACAACGCTTCGGTTTAAAGCCATGGTTACCCCCAAAGATCAGGCAACCGGTCCGAAGCAGTAA
- the yajC gene encoding preprotein translocase subunit YajC — MNAIILQATAQGSNYSFYIMMGLMILIFYFFMIRPQQKKAKEQKKFIDEIKKGDYVVTIGGAHGRVAELEGDTFILEVEKGGRIRFNKSAISLEASRAANKK, encoded by the coding sequence ATGAACGCCATTATTCTTCAAGCAACGGCCCAGGGTAGTAACTACAGTTTCTACATTATGATGGGCCTGATGATCCTGATCTTTTATTTCTTTATGATCAGGCCGCAACAGAAAAAAGCAAAAGAGCAGAAAAAATTTATTGATGAGATTAAAAAGGGCGATTATGTGGTAACCATTGGCGGTGCCCATGGCCGGGTGGCTGAACTCGAAGGCGATACCTTTATCCTCGAAGTTGAAAAGGGCGGACGCATCCGGTTCAACAAGTCGGCCATTTCGCTGGAAGCCAGCCGTGCAGCCAACAAGAAGTAA
- a CDS encoding dephospho-CoA kinase: MPLQIGITGGIGSGKSLVCRIFNLLGVPVYEADSRAKSVMTSDGILIAAIKKEFGSLSYRQDGSLNNEYLAQTVFGNADRLSLLNSLVHPAVGADYRRWVEQQRNSRYVIKEAALLFEAGSYTALDKVVVVYAPEEVRIKRVLKRDPHRSRQQILNIIASQLSDEEKRKRADFVIVNDETQLVVPQVIALHEHFQKLNG, translated from the coding sequence ATGCCCCTGCAAATTGGTATAACAGGTGGAATCGGGTCGGGTAAAAGCCTTGTATGCCGGATCTTTAACTTGTTGGGTGTGCCCGTTTACGAGGCCGACAGCCGTGCGAAATCCGTAATGACCTCCGATGGAATACTCATCGCAGCCATTAAGAAAGAATTCGGAAGTTTGTCGTACCGGCAGGATGGCAGCTTAAACAATGAGTACCTGGCTCAAACCGTTTTTGGTAATGCCGACAGGTTATCCTTGTTGAACAGCCTGGTTCATCCTGCGGTTGGTGCCGATTATAGGAGGTGGGTTGAGCAACAACGAAACAGCCGATATGTTATCAAAGAAGCTGCGCTGTTGTTTGAGGCCGGTTCATACACCGCGCTGGACAAGGTTGTAGTGGTTTATGCGCCTGAAGAGGTAAGGATTAAACGCGTGCTTAAACGCGACCCGCACCGAAGCCGGCAGCAAATTTTAAATATTATCGCAAGCCAACTTAGCGATGAAGAGAAACGAAAACGTGCTGATTTTGTTATTGTGAATGACGAAACACAATTGGTTGTTCCGCAAGTGATAGCCTTGCATGAGCACTTTCAGAAGTTGAATGGATAG
- a CDS encoding efflux RND transporter periplasmic adaptor subunit: protein MKKKILTIVIVLAIIFLVALPKLNLFSEKEKVPQAGGPSQGPVALQVNAVILKPEKLDNKLVFTGSVLPNESLELRVESSGKISKIYFEEGKPVKKGQLLLEINDDELVAQLQKQRYNQKLNQDNEYRQRKLLEKDAISQEEYDNALNRLNTTIADIKLLEAQLAKTRIIAPFDGVIGLRFVSEGAYVNSNTTVATLYSLTPAKIDFSVPGRYSTQVRSGKKIRFTIENDPRVLEGEVYAVEPQIDLNTRTLKVRALADNPEGLLLPGQFVRVELILETIDNALLVPSEALVPEMQGHKVFVAASGKANESKVEIGLRTDRYVEIVNGLREGDTLITTGILQLRQGLPVQVNLINQ from the coding sequence ATGAAGAAGAAAATCCTTACTATAGTAATTGTACTGGCCATTATTTTTCTGGTGGCGCTTCCTAAACTGAATTTATTCAGCGAAAAAGAAAAAGTGCCCCAGGCAGGCGGCCCGTCCCAGGGTCCGGTGGCGCTTCAGGTGAATGCAGTTATACTTAAACCCGAAAAACTGGATAACAAGCTGGTTTTTACCGGTTCAGTCTTGCCGAATGAGTCGCTTGAATTGCGGGTTGAATCGTCAGGTAAAATATCAAAAATTTATTTTGAAGAGGGAAAGCCTGTAAAAAAAGGACAGTTGTTGCTTGAAATAAATGATGATGAACTCGTTGCTCAACTTCAAAAACAACGCTACAACCAAAAGTTAAATCAGGATAATGAATACCGGCAGCGCAAGCTGCTGGAGAAAGATGCCATTAGCCAGGAAGAGTACGACAACGCGTTAAACAGACTCAACACCACCATTGCCGATATTAAACTGCTCGAGGCCCAACTTGCCAAAACCCGCATCATTGCACCGTTTGATGGTGTTATCGGGTTACGGTTTGTGAGCGAAGGAGCTTATGTTAACTCCAACACCACGGTAGCTACATTATATAGCCTCACTCCGGCAAAAATTGATTTCAGCGTTCCGGGCCGGTACAGTACCCAGGTGCGCAGCGGGAAAAAAATAAGGTTTACCATCGAAAACGATCCACGTGTGCTGGAAGGCGAGGTGTATGCCGTTGAGCCACAAATTGATTTAAATACCCGTACGCTGAAAGTGCGGGCACTGGCCGATAACCCCGAGGGCCTGCTGTTGCCGGGGCAGTTTGTTCGGGTTGAGTTGATTTTGGAAACGATTGATAACGCATTGCTGGTGCCGTCAGAAGCACTGGTGCCCGAAATGCAGGGACATAAAGTTTTTGTTGCTGCTTCGGGCAAGGCCAACGAATCAAAAGTTGAAATTGGTTTGCGAACTGATCGGTATGTAGAAATTGTTAACGGCCTGAGAGAAGGCGATACGTTGATTACTACCGGCATCCTGCAATTACGTCAGGGGCTTCCGGTACAGGTAAATTTAATCAACCAGTAG